Sequence from the Halobacteria archaeon AArc-dxtr1 genome:
GTACCTCGAGTCCCTCCCGGAGCGTCGCGGGGGTCGTCCCGTATGCCGACCCCTCGATATCGTCGAGAAACGCCGCCGCGCCCCAGGCGTCTTCGGTGGCGTTCGCCTCGTCGAGTCCGACTCCTGCCATGGCCGGCTCGTCGAGCTGGCCGCCGTCGGTTTCGGGGGTCGCACCGACGGCACCGTCTGTGGGCAGGTTCGGCTCCTCGGGGAGCGACGCCGGATCGCGGTAGCGATCCGGGCTCTCTCGAAGCTCAGCCAGCGTGAGGCCGCGCCACCGGAGATACATCCGGAGGGCGTCGAGGTCGAGTCCGCCGAGCGAGTGTCCCGCCCGCGTCTCGAGGAGCGTTCCGTGGGTTTCCGGGAGTCGCTCCCAGCTGACGGGCCAGCCCAGAAACATCGCCGGTGTGAGTCGTCCACGAACGCCGTTCCACGCGGCTAGTGCGATCGGAATCGCGATCCCGACCAGCACGGCATTCGTGAGGATGGTAAACGAAAACGCCTCGATGACTCCCGGAGCCAGCGGTAGCTCCACCCCGCCGACGGCGTACCGCGGCGCCGTCGGAAACAGCAACGCGAGCGTCAGCAGCGCCCGGGCGTCGGCGCCGCCGAAGCCGCCGATCCACCAGAAGAGATACGCAAGCGGCACGACGAACCCGAAACTCACCGCTGCCGGGAGCAGGAACTCCTCGGTCCAGGCGGCGCCGCCGGCGTTCCAGCCGAGCCAGCCGTCCCAGACGAGCAAGACGGCTCCGAGGATGCCGAGCGGAATCCAGACGCTCCGCGAGACCCGACGCGT
This genomic interval carries:
- a CDS encoding peptidase A24 → MTLSTAVEAGPDLLRLVAVPVFAWVALRDIRTRRVSRSVWIPLGILGAVLLVWDGWLGWNAGGAAWTEEFLLPAAVSFGFVVPLAYLFWWIGGFGGADARALLTLALLFPTAPRYAVGGVELPLAPGVIEAFSFTILTNAVLVGIAIPIALAAWNGVRGRLTPAMFLGWPVSWERLPETHGTLLETRAGHSLGGLDLDALRMYLRWRGLTLAELRESPDRYRDPASLPEEPNLPTDGAVGATPETDGGQLDEPAMAGVGLDEANATEDAWGAAAFLDDIEGSAYGTTPATLREGLEVLVSEKEEVWISPGTPFLVPVFLGLVVALLYGDVLTGLLF